A genome region from Nocardiopsis exhalans includes the following:
- a CDS encoding YcaO-like family protein encodes MKPEPSRLLPGREPVPKARFEGTHRLVPPEVTVERALGHAARMGITRVADVTGLDRIGVPVTMVTRPNARSLAVNQGKGLTLAAARASGVMEAVETHHAEHPRLPLRLASERELRRSAQVVDCSLLPAAPEGHHSPELPTLWAPGVDLLSGEEVFVPYEMVHTHYTTEALPGQGCFLASSNGLASGNHPLEALCHALYEVIERDATVLWELADDPAREATRIDLDTVTDPGCREVLDRFTAAGVIAAVWEQTSDLGVPVYLCEIVDAADQTVEPIPAAAGMGAHHDPGLALSRALTEAAQSRLTTIAGSRDDQPREAYGTAQDTAVLAAHRAELADTATARRAHRGVSVAVHETFDEDLRDLLARLGDAGVERVAAVDLAVPEIGVDVVRVVVPGLEHLAFGAEEFVPGPRARKAVGL; translated from the coding sequence GTGAAACCCGAACCCTCCCGGCTGCTACCGGGCCGCGAACCCGTACCCAAGGCCCGGTTCGAGGGCACCCACCGGCTGGTCCCGCCCGAGGTCACCGTGGAGCGGGCGCTTGGGCACGCCGCGCGGATGGGCATCACCCGGGTCGCCGACGTCACCGGCCTGGACCGGATCGGCGTCCCCGTCACCATGGTCACCCGCCCCAACGCGCGTTCGCTGGCGGTCAACCAGGGCAAGGGGCTCACCCTGGCGGCGGCACGGGCCTCGGGGGTGATGGAGGCGGTGGAGACCCACCACGCCGAACACCCCCGGCTGCCGTTGCGGCTGGCCAGCGAACGTGAGCTGCGCCGCTCCGCCCAGGTGGTGGACTGCTCGCTGCTGCCCGCCGCACCCGAGGGGCACCACTCCCCCGAACTGCCGACGCTGTGGGCGCCGGGGGTGGACCTGCTCTCGGGGGAGGAGGTCTTCGTCCCCTACGAGATGGTGCACACCCACTACACCACCGAAGCCCTGCCCGGGCAGGGGTGCTTCCTGGCCAGCTCCAACGGCCTGGCCTCGGGCAACCACCCCCTGGAGGCACTGTGCCACGCCCTCTACGAGGTGATCGAGCGGGACGCCACCGTGCTGTGGGAGCTGGCCGACGACCCCGCTCGGGAGGCCACCCGGATCGACCTGGACACGGTGACCGACCCGGGGTGCAGGGAGGTGCTGGACCGGTTCACCGCCGCCGGGGTGATCGCGGCGGTGTGGGAGCAGACCTCCGACCTGGGCGTGCCCGTGTACCTGTGCGAGATCGTGGACGCCGCCGACCAGACTGTCGAACCCATCCCCGCGGCCGCCGGGATGGGCGCCCACCACGACCCCGGGCTCGCCCTGTCACGGGCGCTGACCGAGGCCGCGCAGAGCAGGCTCACCACCATCGCGGGCTCCCGTGACGACCAGCCCCGGGAGGCCTACGGCACCGCCCAGGACACCGCGGTTCTGGCTGCGCACCGGGCCGAGCTGGCCGATACCGCCACCGCTCGCCGCGCCCACCGCGGCGTTTCGGTGGCGGTGCACGAGACCTTCGACGAGGACCTGCGGGACCTGCTCGCGCGTCTGGGCGACGCGGGGGTGGAGCGGGTGGCGGCCGTGGATCTGGCCGTCCCCGAGATCGGCGTGGACGTGGTCAGGGTGGTGGTGCCCGGGCTCGAACACCTCGCGTTCGGCGCGGAGGAGTTCGTCCCCGGCCCTCGGGCCCGGAAGGCGGTGGGTCTGTGA
- a CDS encoding TfuA-like protein encodes MNRDAAVDRRNAVPPVVFLGPTLPVAEARAVLEADYRPPAAQGDLYRAALDRPPAICLVDGYFSRVPAVWHKEVLWAMQQGVHVFGSSSMGALRAAELDTFGMVGVGRVYEAYRDGELEADDEVAVAHGPAESGYRAVSDALVNIRATLGAAVADGAVSAKVAGELVEVARGLFYPDRSYPQLLEAAAARGIDPAEISELRSRLPELRVDRKRLDALELLRTVDERLRAGLEPKDVEYSVADSQVWARARALSGGARTGDDGADFAQVTEELRLLPGRPQTSAYRAAYKEALLRHLMLAEADRARLTPAPEEVEAAGERLLTALGGSAAPSAAVLDRWAREQARLRLVEARHYTATLSRLPDHLHVSGLRSEVAEAAAHKSRLVAERLGRLPSAAEAGFDEEELLRWFFHERRGEPVPADVAAHARAAGFGSTEEFRRALVLDRLAHPSENDTRDHTPDHDGERPR; translated from the coding sequence GTGAACCGCGACGCCGCCGTGGACCGCCGCAACGCCGTACCGCCCGTGGTGTTCCTGGGCCCGACCCTGCCGGTCGCCGAGGCACGGGCCGTACTGGAGGCCGACTACCGCCCTCCGGCCGCGCAGGGCGACCTGTACCGGGCCGCGCTGGACCGCCCGCCCGCCATCTGTCTGGTGGACGGCTACTTCTCCCGGGTACCGGCGGTCTGGCACAAGGAGGTGCTGTGGGCCATGCAACAGGGCGTGCACGTCTTCGGATCCTCCAGTATGGGCGCGCTGCGCGCCGCCGAGCTCGACACCTTCGGGATGGTGGGGGTCGGGCGCGTCTACGAGGCGTACCGGGACGGTGAGCTGGAGGCCGACGACGAGGTCGCGGTGGCCCACGGTCCCGCCGAATCCGGGTACCGGGCGGTCTCGGACGCCCTGGTCAACATCCGCGCCACCCTCGGGGCCGCCGTGGCGGACGGAGCGGTGTCGGCGAAGGTCGCCGGGGAACTGGTCGAGGTCGCCCGCGGGCTGTTCTACCCCGACCGCTCCTACCCCCAGCTGCTGGAGGCGGCGGCCGCGCGCGGAATCGACCCGGCGGAGATATCGGAGCTGCGCTCACGGCTGCCCGAGCTGCGGGTGGACCGCAAACGCCTGGACGCGCTGGAGCTGCTGCGGACGGTGGACGAGCGGCTCCGGGCCGGGCTGGAGCCCAAGGATGTGGAGTACTCCGTGGCCGACAGCCAGGTCTGGGCCAGGGCGCGGGCGCTGTCCGGCGGGGCCCGCACCGGCGACGACGGCGCCGACTTCGCTCAGGTCACCGAGGAGCTTCGGCTGTTGCCGGGCAGACCGCAGACCAGCGCCTACCGGGCCGCCTACAAGGAGGCGCTGCTGCGCCACCTGATGCTGGCCGAGGCCGACCGGGCCCGCCTGACGCCCGCCCCGGAGGAGGTCGAGGCGGCTGGGGAACGGCTGCTCACCGCGTTGGGCGGGTCTGCGGCGCCCTCCGCCGCCGTGCTGGACCGCTGGGCGCGGGAGCAGGCCCGGCTGCGCCTGGTCGAGGCCCGCCACTACACCGCGACGCTCTCCCGGCTACCCGACCACCTGCACGTGAGCGGACTGCGGAGCGAGGTCGCCGAGGCCGCCGCGCACAAGTCCCGGCTGGTGGCGGAGCGGCTGGGTCGGCTCCCCTCCGCCGCCGAGGCGGGTTTCGACGAGGAGGAGCTGCTGCGCTGGTTCTTCCACGAGCGGCGGGGCGAACCTGTTCCGGCGGATGTCGCAGCCCACGCCCGCGCCGCCGGTTTCGGCTCCACCGAGGAGTTCCGCCGGGCCCTGGTCCTGGACCGGCTGGCCCACCCGTCCGAGAACGACACCCGAGACCACACCCCCGACCACGACGGCGAGAGGCCCCGATGA
- a CDS encoding prolyl oligopeptidase family serine peptidase, translating to MSTTEHETARTRPGYPRARRDDTVDHLHGVAVPDPYRWLEDSEEPDTAAWVEEQRALGREFLDGLEWKRVFTEQLRRVWSLRACHTALMQGGRYFYFHNDGHQEQDALYVMEAPDGEPRLLLDPTLYANDDGHATISYATASPDGRLLAYSLSYGGSDWQEWRVRDVDTGTDLPDRLYRSKFSAAGWNAQSTGFYYTCYDHDGSDADHASWEPDRDPKVAFHQVGTSQDQDEIVYHDSDHPEQGITVLTSEDGTFLILFVWRGEEATTAILVKDLRVPDSPVVGLLPDFDAAYSYVAGDGPVMWFQTDADAPMGRIVATDARRPGEIREIVPESEHAVQGAGLVGGKLYVVYLVDAASRIHVFTPDGDPLGEVELPGHGTVEGLRSQPGETEVFYSFTGFTRPTTVYKLDTTDDSSTVFFEPTYTFDPEDFTVRQVTYTSADGTEVPMWVCHRRDLDPDRQHPAFLAAYGGFGFAITPSFAPGPIAWMEMGGVYALANVRGGGEYGEEWHRAGSGRDKARAVDDLVGAAEWLIGQGLTSPEQLGIGGMSNGGMLVAALLTRRPDLCACVIPVNGVLDLLRFDRFTIGWSWRFEYGSPADPEDFAALHALSPLHRVEPGTKYPATMLCTATRDDRVVPAHSFKFAAALQHAQAGPAPVLLRVDRESGHGRDARAEEGLDDLSDRWAFAAHVLGMELPRP from the coding sequence ATGAGCACCACCGAACACGAGACCGCCCGCACCCGGCCCGGGTATCCCCGGGCCCGGCGTGACGACACCGTCGACCACCTCCACGGGGTGGCGGTCCCCGACCCCTACCGCTGGCTGGAAGACTCCGAGGAGCCCGACACCGCCGCCTGGGTGGAGGAGCAGCGCGCGCTCGGCCGCGAGTTCCTGGACGGGCTGGAGTGGAAGCGGGTCTTCACCGAACAGCTGCGGCGCGTGTGGAGCCTGCGCGCCTGCCACACCGCGCTCATGCAGGGCGGCCGGTACTTCTACTTCCACAACGACGGCCACCAGGAGCAGGACGCCCTGTACGTCATGGAGGCCCCCGACGGAGAGCCCCGGCTGCTGCTCGACCCGACTCTGTACGCCAACGACGACGGCCACGCCACCATCTCCTACGCCACCGCCAGCCCGGACGGCAGGCTCCTCGCCTACAGCCTGTCCTACGGGGGGTCGGACTGGCAGGAGTGGCGGGTGCGGGACGTGGACACCGGTACCGATCTGCCCGACCGCCTCTACCGCAGCAAGTTCTCCGCGGCCGGGTGGAACGCCCAGAGCACCGGCTTCTACTACACCTGCTACGACCACGACGGGAGCGACGCCGACCACGCCTCCTGGGAGCCGGACCGCGACCCCAAGGTGGCCTTCCACCAGGTGGGAACCTCCCAGGACCAGGACGAGATCGTCTACCACGACTCCGACCACCCCGAGCAGGGCATCACGGTGCTCACCTCCGAGGACGGCACCTTCCTCATCCTGTTCGTCTGGCGCGGCGAGGAGGCCACCACCGCCATCCTCGTCAAGGACCTGCGGGTGCCCGACAGCCCGGTCGTGGGCCTGCTCCCGGACTTCGACGCCGCCTACTCCTACGTGGCCGGGGACGGCCCGGTGATGTGGTTCCAGACCGACGCCGACGCGCCGATGGGCCGGATCGTGGCCACCGACGCCCGACGGCCGGGCGAGATCCGCGAGATCGTGCCCGAGTCCGAGCACGCCGTGCAGGGGGCCGGGCTCGTCGGCGGCAAGCTGTACGTGGTCTACCTGGTGGACGCGGCCAGCCGCATCCACGTGTTCACTCCCGACGGAGACCCCCTGGGCGAGGTCGAACTCCCCGGCCACGGCACCGTGGAGGGGCTGCGCAGCCAACCGGGCGAGACCGAGGTCTTCTACTCCTTCACCGGTTTCACCCGCCCGACCACCGTCTACAAGCTCGACACCACCGATGACTCCAGCACGGTCTTCTTCGAGCCGACCTACACCTTCGACCCCGAGGACTTCACCGTCCGCCAGGTCACCTACACCAGCGCGGACGGCACCGAGGTACCCATGTGGGTGTGCCACCGCCGCGACCTGGACCCGGACCGGCAGCACCCCGCCTTCCTGGCCGCCTACGGCGGTTTCGGGTTCGCCATCACCCCCTCCTTCGCGCCCGGGCCGATCGCTTGGATGGAGATGGGCGGGGTCTACGCCCTGGCCAACGTGCGCGGCGGCGGGGAGTACGGCGAGGAATGGCACCGTGCGGGCTCGGGGCGCGACAAGGCCCGGGCCGTGGACGACCTGGTCGGTGCCGCCGAGTGGCTGATCGGCCAGGGGCTGACCAGCCCCGAACAGCTGGGGATCGGCGGGATGAGCAACGGCGGCATGCTGGTCGCGGCCCTGCTGACCCGCCGCCCCGACCTGTGCGCCTGCGTCATCCCCGTGAACGGGGTCCTGGACCTGCTGCGCTTCGACCGGTTCACCATCGGCTGGTCCTGGCGGTTCGAGTACGGCTCCCCCGCCGACCCGGAGGACTTCGCGGCCCTGCACGCGCTCTCGCCCCTGCACCGGGTCGAACCGGGCACGAAGTACCCGGCCACGATGCTGTGCACCGCCACCCGCGACGACCGGGTCGTGCCCGCCCACAGCTTCAAGTTCGCCGCCGCCCTCCAGCACGCCCAGGCGGGACCGGCACCGGTCCTGCTGCGCGTGGACCGCGAGTCCGGCCACGGCCGCGACGCCCGGGCCGAGGAGGGCCTGGACGACCTGAGCGACCGCTGGGCCTTCGCCGCCCACGTCCTGGGGATGGAGCTGCCCCGCCCGTGA
- a CDS encoding MATE family efflux transporter, translating to MTAPTEPEPTTEAANALRPRLARSWSVTYPLIIGSLSTAALLLADTIILGWYGTEALATIGLVAPLFVFASALVLPWGTAVQILVARWHGAGEHDRVRGIIDVGLLFCLAVAAVFTAALFALSGTLVQLVGGGQAPDEATTVLRVLLTALPLTAVTAHYRGVFGGLEQTKITMRVALLVNVTNIPLDYVFVFGLDLGATGSAVGTVTATATGVAYIVWFARRRLNGDYPFWQRANLTGGRAVCARIWRIGWPDVAFAVLVYGADVALAAIVARVGETPLAGYRLMVSTVMLLWVVVFSHSSGIAILAGQRLGARDPAGALGYARSGALLMGALSVLIVLPALVAPGIYFRLFTPDQQVIAHAQAAAPVLLLVVPAMVVAMSLAGVLRAAGDTKGILYAGALSQLLLAVPVAWVAVQYLGWGLAGVYTGFAVGLLARALFTWLRFRRGQWRQEWEEDTSGKSST from the coding sequence GTGACCGCGCCGACCGAACCCGAACCCACAACCGAAGCCGCGAACGCACTCCGTCCCCGGCTGGCCCGCAGCTGGTCGGTGACCTATCCCCTGATCATCGGCAGCCTGTCCACGGCCGCGCTCCTGCTCGCGGACACGATCATCCTGGGGTGGTACGGCACCGAGGCGCTGGCCACCATCGGACTGGTCGCGCCCCTGTTCGTGTTCGCCTCCGCCCTGGTCCTGCCCTGGGGCACCGCCGTGCAGATCCTGGTCGCCCGCTGGCACGGGGCGGGCGAACACGACCGCGTCCGCGGCATCATCGACGTCGGCCTGCTCTTCTGCCTGGCCGTGGCCGCCGTGTTCACCGCGGCGTTGTTCGCGCTCTCCGGCACCCTGGTGCAGCTGGTCGGCGGCGGGCAGGCCCCCGACGAGGCGACCACGGTCCTGCGCGTGCTGCTCACCGCCCTGCCGCTGACCGCCGTCACCGCCCACTACCGGGGGGTGTTCGGCGGGCTGGAGCAGACCAAGATCACCATGCGGGTGGCGCTGCTGGTCAACGTCACCAACATCCCGCTGGACTACGTGTTCGTGTTCGGCCTGGACCTGGGCGCCACCGGTTCGGCCGTGGGCACGGTGACCGCCACCGCCACGGGTGTGGCCTACATCGTCTGGTTCGCCCGGCGCCGGCTGAACGGCGACTACCCCTTCTGGCAGCGGGCCAACCTCACCGGCGGCCGCGCCGTGTGCGCGCGTATCTGGCGGATCGGCTGGCCCGACGTGGCCTTCGCCGTCCTGGTCTACGGGGCCGACGTCGCCCTGGCCGCGATCGTGGCCCGCGTCGGTGAGACGCCCCTGGCCGGATACCGGCTCATGGTCAGCACCGTGATGCTGCTGTGGGTGGTGGTCTTCTCGCACAGCAGCGGCATCGCGATCCTGGCCGGGCAGCGGCTGGGGGCCCGCGACCCGGCCGGGGCCCTGGGTTACGCCCGGTCGGGCGCACTGCTGATGGGGGCGCTGTCGGTACTGATCGTGCTGCCCGCCCTGGTGGCTCCCGGGATCTACTTCCGGCTCTTCACCCCCGACCAGCAGGTGATCGCGCACGCCCAAGCCGCGGCTCCTGTCCTGCTGCTGGTCGTGCCCGCGATGGTGGTGGCGATGTCCCTGGCCGGGGTCCTGCGGGCGGCCGGGGACACCAAGGGCATCCTCTACGCGGGCGCGCTGAGCCAACTCCTGCTGGCCGTCCCGGTGGCCTGGGTGGCCGTGCAGTACCTGGGCTGGGGGCTGGCCGGGGTGTACACCGGCTTCGCCGTCGGCCTACTGGCCCGGGCCCTGTTCACCTGGCTGCGGTTCCGCCGGGGTCAATGGCGCCAGGAGTGGGAGGAGGACACCTCGGGGAAGAGCAGCACGTAA
- a CDS encoding helix-turn-helix domain-containing protein, which produces MSGPAPSGPTPAISAVPASPVRPGAIRRGAGEELPSCDEEVLHLCEGVVATRALHADGDAVLLDLAGPGQWILPHPADDCHVVHTAHTEVRVERLPWASVAGSVEAAVRLREQLRWREAWAAAQARPHTEDRLTGLLRLLGQRFGRWKQDELLVDVELTHAQLASATGRTRPTVTRALRRLCRSGALRVEEVAGSARPRYVLLFPEVSSSHSWRH; this is translated from the coding sequence ATGTCCGGTCCCGCGCCCTCCGGCCCGACCCCGGCCATCTCCGCCGTCCCGGCTTCCCCGGTCCGTCCGGGGGCGATCCGCCGGGGCGCGGGGGAGGAGCTGCCCTCCTGCGACGAGGAGGTGCTGCACCTGTGTGAGGGGGTGGTCGCCACGCGCGCCCTGCACGCGGACGGTGACGCGGTGCTCCTGGACCTGGCCGGTCCGGGGCAGTGGATCCTGCCGCACCCGGCCGACGACTGCCACGTGGTCCACACCGCCCACACCGAGGTCCGGGTGGAACGCCTCCCCTGGGCCTCGGTGGCGGGTTCGGTCGAGGCCGCGGTGCGCCTGCGCGAACAGCTGCGCTGGCGCGAGGCCTGGGCCGCGGCCCAGGCCAGGCCCCACACCGAGGACCGGCTCACCGGGCTGCTGCGGCTGCTCGGCCAGCGCTTCGGCCGCTGGAAGCAGGACGAGCTCCTGGTGGACGTGGAACTCACCCACGCCCAGCTGGCCTCGGCCACGGGGCGGACCCGGCCCACCGTGACCCGTGCGCTGCGGCGTCTGTGCCGCTCCGGCGCGCTGCGGGTCGAGGAGGTGGCCGGGTCCGCCCGTCCGCGTTACGTGCTGCTCTTCCCCGAGGTGTCCTCCTCCCACTCCTGGCGCCATTGA
- a CDS encoding ABC transporter substrate-binding protein, which produces MNPHHPRPLRWPVRSLAGVSATVLIALVSGCATGTEAPEEAAAETTEGFPVTIDNCGQALEFDTPPEQVVSLAQPQTDLLVALGVEDRIIGTAQRSEPDGLPGSTPGGEHAATVADLPLIEESGVPAKEVVVSTGADLVLAPSVFEFSEEEGYATQDDLRSVGAQPYLAAGGCPDQRLHRSVEDTLTDLRLLGEALGVAERAQEVEQDYQATLDEVAEAVQGSEPVPLVEMYVFGDTVEVLAASDGHDLVAAAGGQNVFSADDPGFDGRLFANLSPEVIADSEPEAVIFSVGSEADAEAARELLAERFPTLPAVENDLLIAYSSTASMPGSLSLADAVREVAERLHPEAF; this is translated from the coding sequence ATGAACCCCCACCACCCGCGCCCCCTCCGGTGGCCGGTCCGCTCCCTGGCGGGCGTGAGCGCCACCGTGCTGATCGCCCTGGTCAGCGGCTGCGCCACCGGTACCGAAGCACCTGAGGAGGCGGCCGCCGAGACCACCGAGGGGTTCCCCGTCACCATCGACAACTGCGGCCAGGCGCTGGAGTTCGACACCCCGCCCGAACAGGTCGTGAGCCTGGCCCAGCCCCAGACCGACCTGCTGGTTGCCCTGGGGGTCGAGGACCGGATCATCGGTACCGCCCAGCGCTCCGAACCTGACGGCCTGCCCGGCAGCACCCCCGGCGGAGAGCACGCCGCCACCGTGGCCGACCTGCCCCTCATCGAGGAGTCCGGCGTGCCGGCCAAGGAGGTCGTCGTCTCGACCGGCGCCGACCTCGTCCTGGCCCCCAGCGTCTTCGAGTTCTCCGAGGAGGAGGGCTACGCCACCCAGGACGATCTGCGGTCGGTGGGCGCCCAGCCCTACCTCGCCGCGGGCGGCTGCCCCGATCAGCGGCTGCACCGCTCGGTCGAGGACACCCTGACCGACCTGCGCCTGCTCGGTGAGGCCCTGGGGGTGGCCGAACGTGCCCAGGAAGTGGAACAGGACTACCAGGCGACCCTCGACGAGGTGGCCGAGGCGGTCCAGGGCAGCGAACCGGTACCGCTGGTGGAGATGTACGTCTTCGGTGACACCGTCGAGGTCCTGGCCGCCAGCGACGGGCACGACTTGGTGGCGGCCGCCGGAGGCCAGAACGTCTTCTCCGCCGACGACCCCGGTTTCGACGGCCGCCTGTTCGCCAACCTCTCCCCGGAGGTGATCGCGGACAGCGAGCCCGAAGCCGTCATCTTCAGCGTGGGCAGCGAGGCCGACGCAGAGGCCGCCAGGGAACTTCTCGCCGAGCGCTTCCCCACTCTGCCCGCGGTGGAGAACGACCTGCTGATCGCCTACAGCTCCACGGCCTCGATGCCCGGCTCGCTCAGCCTGGCCGACGCCGTCCGCGAGGTCGCCGAACGCCTGCACCCGGAAGCCTTCTGA
- a CDS encoding ABC transporter ATP-binding protein — MRLTLHGIGVRLGSSDLLHEAHLDVAPGTVTGLLGPNGSGKSTLLRTVYRAVRPRTGAALLDGEDLWSLPSRQVARSVAVVAQESPAEFDLQVLDVVLMGRTPHKGPFSSDDEHDLTLALDALDRVGADHLAERMVATLSGGERQRVMLARALVQQTPLLVLDEPTNHLDISFQLELLSIVRGLGVTVVVALHDMNLAAAYCDTVSVLAAGRVVAAGEPERVLTPELMLDVFGVRCHRLTHPESGRMVLAFSEPSPVSAPPSVSANEPRREPAAGSALRKEHLT; from the coding sequence ATGAGGCTCACCCTCCACGGCATCGGCGTCCGCCTCGGCTCCAGCGACCTGCTGCACGAGGCACACCTGGACGTCGCCCCCGGCACCGTGACCGGCCTGCTCGGACCCAACGGCAGCGGTAAGTCCACCCTGCTGCGCACCGTCTACCGCGCGGTGCGACCGCGCACCGGCGCGGCCCTGCTGGACGGCGAGGACCTGTGGAGCCTGCCCTCCCGCCAGGTCGCCCGCAGCGTGGCAGTGGTCGCCCAGGAGTCGCCCGCCGAGTTCGACCTCCAGGTCCTGGACGTGGTCCTCATGGGCCGTACCCCGCACAAGGGCCCCTTCAGCTCTGACGACGAGCACGACCTCACCCTCGCCCTGGACGCCCTGGACCGGGTCGGCGCCGACCACCTGGCCGAGCGCATGGTCGCCACGCTCTCGGGCGGGGAGCGCCAGCGGGTGATGCTGGCCCGCGCCCTGGTTCAGCAGACCCCGCTGCTGGTCCTGGACGAGCCCACCAACCACCTCGACATCTCCTTCCAGCTGGAACTGCTCTCCATCGTGCGCGGGCTCGGGGTGACCGTGGTGGTGGCCCTGCACGACATGAACCTCGCCGCGGCCTACTGCGACACCGTCTCCGTACTGGCCGCGGGCCGGGTGGTGGCCGCGGGCGAGCCCGAGCGGGTGCTGACCCCCGAGCTGATGCTCGACGTCTTCGGCGTGCGCTGCCACCGCCTGACCCACCCCGAGAGCGGCCGCATGGTGCTGGCCTTCAGCGAACCTTCGCCCGTATCCGCGCCCCCTTCCGTGTCCGCGAACGAACCCCGCCGCGAACCCGCGGCCGGATCCGCCCTTCGAAAGGAACACCTCACATGA
- a CDS encoding FecCD family ABC transporter permease: protein MTPTASAPTAPLNAPPVPLRANLRRRRLRHLLTLAALTCVLVVLVVVSAGTGMVFVPPETTARVVADKLLPGLVEPTWTAVEAQIVWEYRLPRTLLAAIVGAGLALVGTTLQAVVRNPLADPWVLGVSSGAGLGAVASLVVAGSWFAVVPLPVAAFLGATCATALLFGLARRQGRLTPLRLVLSGVALSYLFSAATNYLVLTTDAERVFGVLFFLLGSVASAGWNDLAVSLVVVLAGLVHLTARVRALNALLAGDEAATSLGIHLDRLRGELLLLTSLMTGVMVAVSGGIGFVGLVIPHLSRLFVGADHRRLIPVAALVGAIFLVLVDLVARTVAAPVELPIGVVTAAIGAPFFLWLMRRRNAERRGGLSR from the coding sequence GTGACTCCCACCGCCTCCGCGCCGACCGCACCGCTCAACGCACCCCCCGTCCCCCTGCGGGCCAACCTCCGACGCCGCCGCCTGCGCCACCTGCTCACCCTGGCCGCGCTCACCTGCGTCCTGGTCGTGCTGGTCGTCGTCTCCGCCGGGACCGGCATGGTGTTCGTCCCGCCCGAGACCACCGCCCGCGTGGTGGCCGACAAACTGCTCCCCGGCCTGGTCGAGCCGACCTGGACGGCCGTCGAGGCGCAGATCGTCTGGGAATACCGGTTGCCGCGCACCCTGCTGGCCGCGATCGTCGGCGCGGGCCTGGCCCTGGTCGGCACCACGCTCCAGGCCGTGGTGCGCAACCCCCTGGCCGACCCCTGGGTCCTCGGCGTCTCCTCCGGGGCCGGGCTCGGCGCGGTGGCCTCCCTGGTCGTCGCCGGGTCCTGGTTCGCCGTGGTGCCCCTGCCCGTCGCCGCCTTCCTGGGCGCGACCTGCGCCACCGCCCTGCTTTTCGGGCTGGCCCGCCGCCAGGGCAGACTCACCCCGCTGCGCCTGGTCCTGTCCGGGGTGGCGCTGTCCTACCTGTTCAGCGCTGCCACCAACTACCTGGTGCTGACCACAGACGCCGAACGCGTCTTCGGTGTCCTGTTCTTCCTGCTCGGCAGTGTCGCCTCGGCGGGCTGGAACGACCTCGCCGTTTCCCTGGTCGTGGTCCTGGCCGGACTGGTCCACCTCACCGCACGGGTCCGCGCCCTCAACGCCCTGCTCGCCGGGGACGAGGCCGCGACCTCCCTCGGGATCCACCTGGACCGCCTGCGCGGGGAGCTGCTCCTGCTCACCTCGCTGATGACCGGGGTGATGGTGGCGGTCAGCGGCGGTATCGGCTTTGTCGGCCTGGTCATCCCGCACCTGTCCCGGCTGTTCGTCGGGGCCGACCACCGCAGGCTCATCCCCGTCGCCGCACTGGTCGGCGCGATCTTCCTGGTCCTGGTCGACCTGGTGGCCCGCACCGTGGCCGCCCCCGTCGAGCTCCCGATCGGCGTGGTCACCGCCGCCATCGGAGCTCCCTTCTTCCTGTGGCTGATGCGCCGCAGGAACGCCGAACGCAGGGGAGGACTCTCCCGATGA